In Hymenobacter sublimis, a single genomic region encodes these proteins:
- a CDS encoding TPM domain-containing protein — translation MHRILLFLWLGLVAGLSQTAVGAPAEELPPRPAPFRFVNDQAQLLPAANAKTLENGLRRYADENGTQIVVVTVPSLGGRNVAEYARELGTAWGIGQRDKNNGVVVLIGAQERNVTIQAGSGLRQQITPALTSQIINEKMTPSFKQGRYFAGLRSGLNALMLAANPGSAPASSPAAATSPATSAAAGVGANGAGSGAELASEFPAQSAVPEPVAPTLPAAEPASSGFGWGTLALGALVIGGGIWLVSKLFRRRAPAAPGPSPTPDFLPNQSTQPGQPNDATRGYGQRPVNQPGNVPDFLPNRTSGFGGGSGGSGVGGMLMTGAAAAAGAYLGNRMAQGHDNPDSSAFHPDGSRTFDPDAAGAAGGAAAAGAVGGAASTGGFPALGGTDATPEAEPDYFSEDYTANDSPDYFSSSDDSSSYDDTSSDDTGGGGFDSDDNTSGSW, via the coding sequence ATGCACCGCATCCTTCTTTTTCTGTGGCTGGGGCTGGTGGCCGGCCTAAGCCAGACCGCCGTGGGCGCCCCCGCGGAAGAGCTGCCACCCCGCCCCGCTCCCTTCCGGTTTGTAAATGACCAGGCCCAACTGCTACCCGCAGCCAACGCCAAGACCTTGGAAAATGGCTTGCGCCGCTACGCCGACGAAAACGGTACCCAGATTGTGGTGGTAACGGTGCCTTCCCTGGGAGGCCGCAACGTGGCCGAGTACGCCCGGGAGCTGGGCACGGCCTGGGGCATCGGCCAGCGCGACAAAAACAACGGCGTGGTGGTGTTAATCGGCGCGCAGGAGCGCAACGTCACCATTCAGGCCGGCTCGGGGCTGCGCCAGCAGATTACTCCGGCCCTGACCAGCCAGATTATCAACGAAAAAATGACGCCCAGCTTTAAGCAAGGCCGCTATTTCGCCGGCTTGCGTTCGGGCCTTAATGCCCTGATGCTGGCCGCCAACCCAGGCTCTGCTCCGGCTAGCTCCCCAGCCGCTGCCACTAGTCCGGCAACTAGCGCCGCCGCTGGGGTAGGCGCCAACGGGGCCGGCAGCGGAGCCGAACTTGCCAGCGAGTTTCCGGCCCAAAGCGCCGTTCCGGAACCCGTAGCGCCTACCCTGCCGGCGGCGGAACCTGCTTCATCGGGGTTTGGCTGGGGCACGTTGGCCCTGGGCGCCCTGGTTATAGGAGGCGGCATTTGGCTGGTATCCAAGCTATTTCGGCGCCGGGCACCCGCTGCGCCAGGCCCGAGCCCTACCCCTGATTTTCTGCCCAACCAATCGACGCAGCCAGGCCAGCCCAACGATGCTACCCGCGGCTACGGGCAGCGGCCAGTAAACCAGCCCGGTAACGTTCCGGACTTCTTGCCTAACCGTACTTCTGGTTTTGGGGGCGGGAGCGGCGGTAGTGGTGTGGGCGGCATGCTCATGACGGGTGCTGCCGCCGCCGCCGGCGCTTACCTTGGCAACCGCATGGCCCAGGGCCACGACAACCCCGACAGTTCTGCTTTCCACCCCGACGGCTCCCGCACTTTCGACCCGGACGCGGCGGGTGCCGCGGGTGGAGCAGCGGCAGCTGGCGCGGTAGGTGGAGCGGCCTCAACGGGTGGCTTTCCGGCCTTGGGCGGCACCGATGCTACCCCCGAAGCGGAACCAGACTACTTCTCGGAGGACTACACGGCAAACGATTCCCCAGACTATTTCTCCTCCTCCGACGACAGCTCTTCCTACGACGACACGTCGTCGGACGATACCGGCGGCGGGGGCTTCGACAGTGACGACAACACGAGTGGCAGCTGGTAA